Proteins co-encoded in one Sulfitobacter geojensis genomic window:
- a CDS encoding DUF6447 family protein produces the protein MAKIKIDDKEYDTDALSAEAKDNLTNMRLCDERMQQIKRDAAITQTARNAYAAALKSALPKDA, from the coding sequence ATGGCCAAAATTAAAATCGACGACAAAGAATATGACACCGACGCGCTGTCAGCCGAGGCAAAAGACAACCTGACCAATATGCGCCTGTGCGACGAGCGCATGCAGCAGATCAAGCGCGACGCGGCGATCACACAGACCGCGCGCAACGCCTATGCGGCGGCGCTGAAATCGGCTCTGCCAAAAGACGCCTAA
- a CDS encoding DUF4214 domain-containing protein, with product MAIDLSTLDARQALTAIYIGYYDRAADPAGLAFWEDVVGEDGFNLVSITTLFAAASETQALFPFFADPSSTTPSAFITQLYQNLFNRDPDAAGLAFWTEQLQNAVDGAEGALTVGQIITSIIEGAQEADAAIIMNKIDVALDWTDSANAAGTVFDLDGETGASARSIIDDVDGTDASVVTAKATTDAFFAPGGGGTPVVPGETIILSSDSARDNLTGTEGNDTFEAYNMELMDGDTMNGGSGRDTLTFFNSDDGRTAISARTESVETVVVTNQSNDLNSTADNNVGGYSNGDETVEVDVELDAGQMSGVTRWEDFDSRADLVIEDARDQDDTDGTFTGDITVAMVSTDPGNVDYAVYFDQPVNTSQNFGTLEIRVLDQEAAFGQPAPSASSTGYLTESSLISFAFQFDGQPITVTLADELGVTYGPNVSFQDLLDQVENATQQALVDAGVTENLGFTAALGQAVSVGVGNQFTLPLVLTFDVPADTITASSNDVIVLGRDSGNNGATPSTDTFGALSTIRITEEELIRLNVELDDVGKGSMGGDALFGAMSTGRQDGDDGTSDSIGIQQFDIEVDRSSQLQTINSTNNALEVVNITNGENDGPNNTTTAADEMIGDLTVRGQANPGVTELTEVVTNDNGTPADTADDFDETVGTGVFVNTQSGVATDGPMPGAAPQHNIYGFSDVRVINAAAMVGSVDITAELTDEIVEKYLDIQDTGSNGEADDVIFDYDLGTNNDEFLLNMSSSTLELAGTGSREDFNLDVDGNGGNDVITTNIGTSVKVLDAQGADHYIMETDNGQANPAAVDYADGWYSNSVVNAAASFDVAGGAGNDTIWTHGWGDAKISDGAGADVVYTDNSGAAQLSELSGLLDRNIAEHDQIDYVYGAVWAFNAEFVGPDATDISGVTNENYTLGTIAPAAILSSGTVSVTVSYFGAGGAVNAGTSYDVSAVIPVSEMTKDAAGNVTITEQAVNQAVKKAINDDAVLSNLLEAVDGPGNALVVYSKTDGEHDVADLSLALGNVVLNGGTAAPATDAADFTANYVTPGAVGKLFDANVNNVDSLAESDNTIMVDGDNTRDVFVLSTNDDNGGSQPTVSGTVASALTASDLNGASNETLVFEAGFGVDTVLNFDAGATTANSAVDGAEDVLDFSMITGGSNVLRAFTSAGDDVVVDVVASVDGVDVGTSIQAAEVIAYFGANDDTTASEHILIVHDTTGDNGGQVWHITDGIAAGDATAVNVGTINLIGTDWTALTADNFA from the coding sequence ATGGCTATCGACCTGAGCACGCTGGACGCACGTCAAGCGCTTACAGCTATCTACATCGGTTACTATGACCGCGCAGCAGACCCAGCGGGTCTCGCATTCTGGGAAGACGTCGTCGGTGAAGACGGTTTCAACCTGGTTTCCATCACAACGCTTTTTGCTGCAGCAAGCGAAACGCAGGCGCTGTTTCCGTTCTTCGCGGATCCATCCTCCACAACGCCAAGCGCGTTCATCACGCAGCTGTATCAGAACCTGTTCAACCGTGACCCCGATGCGGCCGGTCTGGCATTCTGGACCGAGCAGCTGCAGAACGCTGTAGACGGCGCAGAAGGTGCACTGACTGTTGGTCAGATCATCACTTCGATCATCGAAGGTGCTCAGGAAGCCGACGCCGCGATCATCATGAACAAGATCGACGTTGCTCTGGACTGGACCGACTCTGCAAACGCAGCTGGCACAGTATTTGACCTTGATGGCGAAACCGGCGCAAGCGCACGTTCCATCATCGACGATGTTGACGGCACAGACGCATCCGTTGTTACAGCTAAAGCGACAACAGACGCATTCTTCGCACCAGGCGGCGGCGGCACACCAGTTGTTCCTGGTGAGACAATCATTCTGTCTTCCGATTCAGCCCGCGACAACCTGACAGGCACCGAAGGTAACGACACCTTTGAAGCCTACAACATGGAATTGATGGACGGCGACACCATGAACGGTGGTTCCGGCCGTGACACGCTGACATTCTTCAACTCTGACGACGGCCGCACAGCAATCTCTGCGCGCACAGAAAGCGTTGAAACTGTTGTTGTCACCAACCAGTCCAACGACCTGAACTCTACTGCTGACAACAACGTCGGTGGCTATAGCAACGGCGACGAGACTGTTGAAGTTGACGTTGAACTCGACGCAGGTCAGATGTCTGGCGTGACACGTTGGGAAGATTTCGACTCCCGCGCGGACCTCGTTATCGAAGACGCACGTGACCAGGACGACACAGACGGTACCTTCACCGGTGACATCACTGTTGCAATGGTTTCCACCGATCCCGGCAATGTCGACTACGCTGTTTACTTTGACCAGCCCGTCAACACGAGCCAGAACTTCGGTACACTTGAAATCCGCGTCCTCGACCAGGAAGCAGCCTTTGGTCAGCCAGCACCAAGCGCATCTTCCACCGGTTACCTGACAGAATCTTCACTGATTTCGTTTGCCTTCCAGTTTGACGGCCAGCCAATCACAGTGACACTGGCGGACGAGCTGGGTGTAACATACGGTCCAAACGTGTCCTTCCAGGACCTGCTTGACCAGGTTGAGAACGCAACACAGCAGGCATTGGTTGATGCAGGCGTGACAGAGAACCTCGGCTTCACCGCAGCTCTGGGCCAAGCCGTGTCCGTTGGTGTTGGTAACCAGTTCACACTGCCACTCGTTCTGACATTCGACGTTCCTGCTGACACGATCACTGCAAGCAGCAACGACGTTATCGTTCTGGGTCGTGACTCCGGCAACAACGGCGCAACACCTTCGACAGATACCTTCGGCGCTCTGAGCACCATCCGTATCACTGAAGAAGAGCTGATCCGCTTGAACGTTGAGCTGGACGATGTTGGTAAAGGTTCCATGGGTGGCGACGCTCTGTTCGGTGCCATGTCCACAGGCCGCCAGGATGGTGACGACGGTACATCCGACTCCATCGGCATCCAGCAGTTCGACATCGAAGTAGACCGCTCCAGCCAGCTGCAGACGATCAACTCGACCAACAACGCACTGGAAGTTGTCAACATCACCAACGGTGAAAACGACGGTCCAAACAACACAACAACAGCCGCTGATGAAATGATCGGTGACCTGACTGTTCGTGGTCAAGCCAACCCTGGCGTTACTGAGCTCACAGAAGTTGTCACTAACGACAATGGTACTCCTGCTGATACAGCTGACGACTTTGATGAAACCGTTGGAACCGGCGTCTTTGTAAACACTCAAAGCGGTGTTGCGACAGACGGCCCAATGCCTGGTGCCGCACCACAGCACAATATTTACGGTTTCTCTGACGTTCGTGTGATCAACGCAGCGGCCATGGTTGGTTCTGTTGACATCACAGCTGAGCTCACAGACGAGATTGTTGAAAAGTATCTCGACATTCAGGACACCGGCTCAAACGGTGAAGCGGATGACGTGATCTTTGATTACGATCTGGGCACGAACAACGACGAATTCCTGCTCAACATGTCTTCTTCGACATTGGAATTGGCCGGTACCGGATCGCGCGAAGATTTCAACCTTGATGTAGATGGCAACGGCGGCAACGACGTGATCACTACAAACATCGGTACTTCTGTGAAAGTTCTCGATGCGCAAGGTGCAGATCACTACATCATGGAGACTGATAACGGTCAGGCAAATCCTGCTGCTGTTGATTATGCAGACGGTTGGTATTCCAACTCAGTTGTTAACGCTGCTGCATCTTTTGACGTAGCTGGCGGTGCTGGCAACGATACAATCTGGACCCACGGTTGGGGTGATGCAAAAATCTCCGACGGTGCCGGTGCAGACGTTGTGTACACCGACAACTCCGGTGCGGCTCAGCTGTCTGAGCTTTCCGGTCTTTTGGATCGTAACATCGCAGAGCATGATCAGATCGATTATGTTTATGGTGCTGTCTGGGCGTTTAACGCCGAGTTCGTTGGTCCAGATGCTACAGACATCAGTGGCGTAACCAACGAAAACTACACTTTGGGTACGATCGCTCCTGCTGCAATTCTGTCTTCCGGTACAGTCAGTGTGACTGTGTCTTACTTTGGTGCAGGCGGTGCTGTGAATGCCGGTACGTCCTATGACGTATCTGCGGTTATTCCGGTTTCCGAGATGACCAAAGATGCGGCAGGCAATGTCACAATCACCGAACAGGCTGTGAACCAGGCTGTGAAAAAGGCGATTAATGACGATGCGGTTCTCAGCAACCTTCTGGAAGCAGTAGATGGTCCCGGCAACGCGCTGGTCGTCTATAGCAAAACAGACGGTGAGCATGACGTAGCAGATCTGTCACTTGCCCTTGGCAACGTTGTTTTGAACGGTGGTACCGCTGCTCCTGCTACAGACGCAGCTGATTTCACTGCCAACTACGTTACACCTGGTGCAGTGGGTAAACTGTTCGACGCGAACGTTAACAACGTCGACTCTTTGGCGGAATCTGACAACACGATCATGGTCGACGGTGACAACACCAGGGACGTATTCGTTCTGTCAACCAACGACGACAACGGTGGTTCTCAGCCAACTGTTTCAGGAACTGTAGCCTCTGCGCTTACAGCTTCAGACCTGAACGGTGCCAGCAACGAGACGCTGGTGTTCGAAGCAGGCTTCGGTGTTGATACTGTGTTGAACTTTGACGCAGGCGCTACTACCGCAAATTCCGCTGTTGACGGTGCAGAGGACGTTCTGGACTTCTCGATGATCACAGGTGGTTCAAATGTACTGCGCGCCTTCACCTCAGCTGGTGATGACGTTGTGGTTGATGTTGTTGCAAGCGTTGACGGTGTGGATGTTGGTACGTCCATTCAGGCTGCTGAAGTAATCGCTTACTTCGGTGCTAATGACGACACCACGGCATCTGAGCACATCCTGATCGTTCACGACACGACAGGTGACAACGGTGGCCAAGTTTGGCACATTACCGATGGCATTGCTGCTGGCGACGCAACAGCAGTTAATGTTGGCACGATCAACTTGATCGGTACCGACTGGACAGCGCTGACTGCAGACAACTTCGCGTAA